One window of Gloeothece citriformis PCC 7424 genomic DNA carries:
- the mreD gene encoding rod shape-determining protein MreD: MIKLTKLSPKTRRILNGFVIVGSILICIFFSFTRLPGMELLGIGPNWFIIWVVSWSVKRTVFQAIVAGLTLGLIQDGMTSSYPSHVLVFVLIAFITARIQKQRYIKEDLMSVVLIVFMMSLLAETLIAFQYVISGIRPLDEIWIDYQQIALSSAILSSLWTPVLYYPLNNWWENIKALE, encoded by the coding sequence GTGATTAAATTAACCAAACTATCTCCTAAGACGCGCCGAATTCTCAACGGATTTGTCATTGTTGGTTCAATTTTAATCTGTATCTTTTTTTCCTTTACTCGTTTACCGGGAATGGAGTTGTTAGGCATTGGCCCGAATTGGTTCATCATTTGGGTGGTGTCTTGGAGTGTTAAACGCACTGTATTTCAAGCTATAGTCGCCGGATTAACTCTCGGATTAATTCAAGATGGGATGACCTCTTCTTATCCTTCCCATGTTTTAGTATTTGTGTTAATCGCTTTTATTACTGCTCGTATTCAGAAACAACGCTATATTAAAGAGGATTTGATGTCGGTTGTCCTGATTGTTTTTATGATGAGCTTACTGGCCGAAACTCTCATCGCCTTTCAGTATGTTATTTCAGGTATCCGCCCTCTAGACGAAATTTGGATAGATTATCAACAGATTGCTCTTTCTTCGGCTATTCTCAGCAGTTTATGGACTCCTGTTCTCTATTATCCTCTTAATAATTGGTGGGAAAATATTAAAGCTCTAGAATAA
- the mreC gene encoding rod shape-determining protein MreC, with amino-acid sequence MFIVRRRWTRRGLRMVLAGLALGTGWFLYQTRSAAIIEFYALITRPFQSDSALVQQQQLTNARVQELQERVKELEQQNQQLKSLLGYFEDQPQPAITAPVIGRSSDDWWQQVILGRGSRDGVEKGAAVTGIGGLVGRISEVTPHTSRVLLISNPTSRVGATITRSRSMGLIQGQGSKIAVMQFFEKVPDVRPGDTVTTSSVSRLFPSGLPIGRVKSVNLEARGPAPEAQIELIAPINNLEWVIIHPLKRQDELNERD; translated from the coding sequence ATGTTTATAGTGCGCCGCAGATGGACTCGACGGGGCTTAAGGATGGTTTTAGCGGGATTAGCCCTAGGAACTGGCTGGTTTCTCTATCAAACTCGTAGTGCAGCCATTATCGAGTTTTACGCTTTAATAACCCGTCCTTTTCAATCCGATTCTGCCTTAGTCCAACAGCAGCAACTCACTAACGCACGAGTTCAAGAATTACAAGAGCGGGTTAAGGAATTAGAACAGCAAAATCAACAACTGAAATCCTTATTAGGCTATTTTGAAGACCAACCTCAACCCGCCATTACTGCCCCCGTGATTGGACGAAGTTCCGATGATTGGTGGCAACAAGTAATTTTAGGCCGAGGAAGTCGTGATGGAGTGGAAAAAGGGGCTGCTGTCACTGGCATTGGTGGATTAGTTGGCCGCATTAGCGAAGTCACTCCCCATACCAGTCGGGTATTACTGATTAGTAATCCTACCTCTCGCGTCGGTGCGACAATTACTCGCAGTCGTTCAATGGGATTAATTCAAGGCCAAGGCTCAAAAATTGCCGTCATGCAGTTTTTTGAAAAAGTTCCTGATGTTCGCCCCGGTGATACCGTCACCACCTCCAGTGTCAGTCGTTTATTTCCCTCTGGGTTGCCCATTGGCCGAGTTAAATCCGTCAATTTAGAAGCACGTGGCCCAGCGCCAGAAGCCCAAATAGAATTAATTGCCCCGATTAATAATCTAGAATGGGTGATTATTCATCCGCTTAAGCGTCAAGACGAGTTGAACGAGCGTGATTAA